A single genomic interval of Pomacea canaliculata isolate SZHN2017 linkage group LG5, ASM307304v1, whole genome shotgun sequence harbors:
- the LOC112564430 gene encoding myosin regulatory light chain LC-2, mantle muscle-like isoform X1 — MAEDAIRAKQDEPKRAQRATSNVFAMFRQAQVQEFKEAFTMIDQNRDGVIDIEDLKDIYSNLGRIPPDEELKEMLKEAPGPLNFTMFLNLFGEKLSGTDPEDAIRNAFAMFDDEGKGFLPEEYLKDLLQNMGDNFTADEIKQTWKEAPLEKGKFNYNEFVSILKGKQEGEQAA, encoded by the exons ATGGCGGAAGAC GCGATAAGAGCCAAACAGGATGAGCCTAAGAGGGCTCAGAGGGCTACGTCCAACGTCTTTGCCATGTTTCGACAGGCTCAAGTGCAGGAGTTCAAAGAG GCCTTCACAATGATCGACCAGAACCGAGATGGCGTCATTGACATCGAGGACCTTAAAGACATCTACTCCAACTTGG GTCGCATTCCTCCCGATGAAGAGCTCAAGGAGATGCTGAAAGAGGCCCCTGGACCCCTCAACTTCACAATGTTCCTCAACCTCTTCGGCGAGAAACTCAGtg GCACAGACCCAGAGGACGCCATCAGGAACGCCTTTGCTATGTTTGACGACGAGGGCAAGGGATTCCTCCCCGAAGAATA TTTGAAAGACTTACTACAAAATATGGGTGACAACTTCACAGCAGACGAG ATCAAGCAGACGTGGAAGGAGGCCCCACTGGAGAAGGGCAAGTTCAACTACAACGAGTTTGTCTCCATACTCAAGGGCAAGCAAGAAGGCGAACAGGCCGCCTAA
- the LOC112564430 gene encoding myosin regulatory light chain LC-2, mantle muscle-like isoform X2 has protein sequence MAEDEEKSKTRSGRATSNVFAKMSKKLMQEMKEAFTMIDQNRDGVIDIEDLKDIYSNLGRIPPDEELKEMLKEAPGPLNFTMFLNLFGEKLSGTDPEDAIRNAFAMFDDEGKGFLPEEYLKDLLQNMGDNFTADEIKQTWKEAPLEKGKFNYNEFVSILKGKQEGEQAA, from the exons ATGGCGGAAGAC GAGGAGAAGAGCAAGACCCGCTCCGGGCGTGCAACCTCCAACGTTTTTGCTAAAATGTCCAAGAAACTCATGCAGGAGATGAAAGAG GCCTTCACAATGATCGACCAGAACCGAGATGGCGTCATTGACATCGAGGACCTTAAAGACATCTACTCCAACTTGG GTCGCATTCCTCCCGATGAAGAGCTCAAGGAGATGCTGAAAGAGGCCCCTGGACCCCTCAACTTCACAATGTTCCTCAACCTCTTCGGCGAGAAACTCAGtg GCACAGACCCAGAGGACGCCATCAGGAACGCCTTTGCTATGTTTGACGACGAGGGCAAGGGATTCCTCCCCGAAGAATA TTTGAAAGACTTACTACAAAATATGGGTGACAACTTCACAGCAGACGAG ATCAAGCAGACGTGGAAGGAGGCCCCACTGGAGAAGGGCAAGTTCAACTACAACGAGTTTGTCTCCATACTCAAGGGCAAGCAAGAAGGCGAACAGGCCGCCTAA